From Kogia breviceps isolate mKogBre1 chromosome 2, mKogBre1 haplotype 1, whole genome shotgun sequence, one genomic window encodes:
- the PPP2R2D gene encoding serine/threonine-protein phosphatase 2A 55 kDa regulatory subunit B delta isoform isoform X10, whose product MAGPGGGGCPAGGNDLQWCFSQVKGAVDEDVAEADVISTVEFSHSGDLLATGDKGGRVVIFQREQENKSRPHSRGEYNVYSTFQSHEPEFDYLKSLEIEEKINKIRWLPQQSAAHFLLSTNDDLRINLWHLEITDRSFNIVDIKPANMEELTEVITAAEFHPHQCNVLVYSSSKGTIRLCDMRSSALCDQHSKFFEEPEDPSSRSFFSEIISSVSDVKFSHSGRYMMTRDYLSVKVWDLNMESRPVETHQVHEYLRSKLCSLYENDCIFDKFECCWNGSDRSTYSCAWQCSHLGSTWPGAGEGSHSRVWSSGPGGRLRPCSAIMTGSYNNFFRMFDRTTWRDVTLEASRENSKPRASLKPRRVCAGGKRKKDEVSVDSLDFSKKILHTAWHPAENIIAVAATNNLYIFQDKAN is encoded by the exons CTGATGTCATCTCAACTGTGGAATTTAGTCACTCTGGAGATCTTCTTGCAACGGGAGACAAGGGCGGCAGAGTGGTTATTTTTCAGCGGGAACAAGAG AATAAAAGCCGCCCTCATTCCAGGGGGGAATATAACGTTTACAGTACCTTTCAAAGTCACGAACCAGAGTTTGACTATTTGAAGAGTctagaaattgaagaaaaaattaataaaattaggtGGTTACCGCAACAGAGTGCTGCTCATTTTCTGCTCTCCACAAATG ATGACCTGAGAATTAATCTATGGCATTTAGAAATCACAGATAGAAGTTTTA ACATCGTGGACATCAAGCCTGCCAACATGGAAGAGCTGACAGAGGTGATCACGGCGGCCGAGTTCCACCCGCACCAGTGTAACGTGCTCGTCTACAGCAGCAGCAAGGGGACCATCAGACTGTGTGACATGCGCTCCTCCGCCCTGTGTGACCAACACTCCAAGT tttttgaGGAGCCGGAAGACCCCAGCAGTAGGTCCTTCTTCTCCGAAATAATCTCTTCTGTGTCCGATGTGAAATTCAGCCACAGCGGTCGGTACATGATGACCCGGGACTACCTGTCGGTGAAGGTGTGGGACCTCAACATGGAGAGCCGGCCTGTCGAGACCCACCAG GTCCACGAGTACCTTCGAAGCAAGCTGTGTTCCCTGTACGAAAACGACTGCATCTTTGACAAGTTTGAGTGCTGCTGGAACGGCTCCGACAG GTCCACTTACTCCTGTGCTTGGCAGTGTTCCCACCTAGGCAGCACCTGGCCAGGTGCTGGGGAAGGCTCTCATTCCCGCGTGTGGAGCAGCGGCCCAGGGGGACGTCTTCGCCCATGCAG TGCAATCATGACTGGGTCCTACAACAACTTCTTCAGAATGTTCGATAGGACTACATGGAGGGATGTTACGCTGGAAGCGTCCAGGGAGAACAGCAAGCCTCGCGCCAGCTTGAAGCCTCGCAGAGTGTGTGCaggtgggaagagaaagaaggacgAGGTGAGCGTGGACAGCCTAGACTTCAGCAAGAAAATTCTGCACACAGCCTGGCACCCAGCAGAGAACATCATTGCCGTGGCTGCCACCAATAACCTGTACATATTCCAGGACAAGGCCAACTAA
- the PPP2R2D gene encoding serine/threonine-protein phosphatase 2A 55 kDa regulatory subunit B delta isoform isoform X2, translating to MAGPGGGGCPAGGNDLQWCFSQVKGAVDEDVAEADVISTVEFSHSGDLLATGDKGGRVVIFQREQENKSRPHSRGEYNVYSTFQSHEPEFDYLKSLEIEEKINKIRWLPQQSAAHFLLSTNDKTIKLWKISERDKRAEGYNLKDEDGRLRDPFRITALRVPILKPMDLMVEASPRRIFANAHTYHINSISVNSDHETYLSADDLRINLWHLEITDRSFNIVDIKPANMEELTEVITAAEFHPHQCNVLVYSSSKGTIRLCDMRSSALCDQHSKFFEEPEDPSSRSFFSEIISSVSDVKFSHSGRYMMTRDYLSVKVWDLNMESRPVETHQVHEYLRSKLCSLYENDCIFDKFECCWNGSDRSTYSCAWQCSHLGSTWPGAGEGSHSRVWSSGPGGRLRPCSAIMTGSYNNFFRMFDRTTWRDVTLEASRENSKPRASLKPRRVCAGGKRKKDEVSVDSLDFSKKILHTAWHPAENIIAVAATNNLYIFQDKAN from the exons CTGATGTCATCTCAACTGTGGAATTTAGTCACTCTGGAGATCTTCTTGCAACGGGAGACAAGGGCGGCAGAGTGGTTATTTTTCAGCGGGAACAAGAG AATAAAAGCCGCCCTCATTCCAGGGGGGAATATAACGTTTACAGTACCTTTCAAAGTCACGAACCAGAGTTTGACTATTTGAAGAGTctagaaattgaagaaaaaattaataaaattaggtGGTTACCGCAACAGAGTGCTGCTCATTTTCTGCTCTCCACAAATG ataaaacTATTAAATTATGGAAAATAAGTGAACGGGATAAAAGAGCGGAAGGCTATAACTTAAAAGATGAAGATGGACGACTTCGAGATCCATTTAGAATCACGGCGCTGCGG gTCCCAATATTGAAGCCCATGGACCTTATGGTAGAAGCAAGTCCACGACGAATTTTTGCAAATGCTCACACATATCATATAAATTCCATTTCAGTAAATAGTGATCATGAAACATATCTTTCTGCAGATGACCTGAGAATTAATCTATGGCATTTAGAAATCACAGATAGAAGTTTTA ACATCGTGGACATCAAGCCTGCCAACATGGAAGAGCTGACAGAGGTGATCACGGCGGCCGAGTTCCACCCGCACCAGTGTAACGTGCTCGTCTACAGCAGCAGCAAGGGGACCATCAGACTGTGTGACATGCGCTCCTCCGCCCTGTGTGACCAACACTCCAAGT tttttgaGGAGCCGGAAGACCCCAGCAGTAGGTCCTTCTTCTCCGAAATAATCTCTTCTGTGTCCGATGTGAAATTCAGCCACAGCGGTCGGTACATGATGACCCGGGACTACCTGTCGGTGAAGGTGTGGGACCTCAACATGGAGAGCCGGCCTGTCGAGACCCACCAG GTCCACGAGTACCTTCGAAGCAAGCTGTGTTCCCTGTACGAAAACGACTGCATCTTTGACAAGTTTGAGTGCTGCTGGAACGGCTCCGACAG GTCCACTTACTCCTGTGCTTGGCAGTGTTCCCACCTAGGCAGCACCTGGCCAGGTGCTGGGGAAGGCTCTCATTCCCGCGTGTGGAGCAGCGGCCCAGGGGGACGTCTTCGCCCATGCAG TGCAATCATGACTGGGTCCTACAACAACTTCTTCAGAATGTTCGATAGGACTACATGGAGGGATGTTACGCTGGAAGCGTCCAGGGAGAACAGCAAGCCTCGCGCCAGCTTGAAGCCTCGCAGAGTGTGTGCaggtgggaagagaaagaaggacgAGGTGAGCGTGGACAGCCTAGACTTCAGCAAGAAAATTCTGCACACAGCCTGGCACCCAGCAGAGAACATCATTGCCGTGGCTGCCACCAATAACCTGTACATATTCCAGGACAAGGCCAACTAA
- the PPP2R2D gene encoding serine/threonine-protein phosphatase 2A 55 kDa regulatory subunit B delta isoform isoform X7, with protein MLVCQGPGIGSVTHKPTWALGARTKKWLLADVISTVEFSHSGDLLATGDKGGRVVIFQREQENKSRPHSRGEYNVYSTFQSHEPEFDYLKSLEIEEKINKIRWLPQQSAAHFLLSTNDKTIKLWKISERDKRAEGYNLKDEDGRLRDPFRITALRVPILKPMDLMVEASPRRIFANAHTYHINSISVNSDHETYLSADDLRINLWHLEITDRSFNIVDIKPANMEELTEVITAAEFHPHQCNVLVYSSSKGTIRLCDMRSSALCDQHSKFFEEPEDPSSRSFFSEIISSVSDVKFSHSGRYMMTRDYLSVKVWDLNMESRPVETHQVHEYLRSKLCSLYENDCIFDKFECCWNGSDSAIMTGSYNNFFRMFDRTTWRDVTLEASRENSKPRASLKPRRVCAGGKRKKDEVSVDSLDFSKKILHTAWHPAENIIAVAATNNLYIFQDKAN; from the exons ATGCTGGTGTGCCAGGGACCAGGCATTGGATCAGTGACCCATAAACCCACATGGGCTCTGGGCGCCAGAACCAAGAAGTGGCTGCTTG CTGATGTCATCTCAACTGTGGAATTTAGTCACTCTGGAGATCTTCTTGCAACGGGAGACAAGGGCGGCAGAGTGGTTATTTTTCAGCGGGAACAAGAG AATAAAAGCCGCCCTCATTCCAGGGGGGAATATAACGTTTACAGTACCTTTCAAAGTCACGAACCAGAGTTTGACTATTTGAAGAGTctagaaattgaagaaaaaattaataaaattaggtGGTTACCGCAACAGAGTGCTGCTCATTTTCTGCTCTCCACAAATG ataaaacTATTAAATTATGGAAAATAAGTGAACGGGATAAAAGAGCGGAAGGCTATAACTTAAAAGATGAAGATGGACGACTTCGAGATCCATTTAGAATCACGGCGCTGCGG gTCCCAATATTGAAGCCCATGGACCTTATGGTAGAAGCAAGTCCACGACGAATTTTTGCAAATGCTCACACATATCATATAAATTCCATTTCAGTAAATAGTGATCATGAAACATATCTTTCTGCAGATGACCTGAGAATTAATCTATGGCATTTAGAAATCACAGATAGAAGTTTTA ACATCGTGGACATCAAGCCTGCCAACATGGAAGAGCTGACAGAGGTGATCACGGCGGCCGAGTTCCACCCGCACCAGTGTAACGTGCTCGTCTACAGCAGCAGCAAGGGGACCATCAGACTGTGTGACATGCGCTCCTCCGCCCTGTGTGACCAACACTCCAAGT tttttgaGGAGCCGGAAGACCCCAGCAGTAGGTCCTTCTTCTCCGAAATAATCTCTTCTGTGTCCGATGTGAAATTCAGCCACAGCGGTCGGTACATGATGACCCGGGACTACCTGTCGGTGAAGGTGTGGGACCTCAACATGGAGAGCCGGCCTGTCGAGACCCACCAG GTCCACGAGTACCTTCGAAGCAAGCTGTGTTCCCTGTACGAAAACGACTGCATCTTTGACAAGTTTGAGTGCTGCTGGAACGGCTCCGACAG TGCAATCATGACTGGGTCCTACAACAACTTCTTCAGAATGTTCGATAGGACTACATGGAGGGATGTTACGCTGGAAGCGTCCAGGGAGAACAGCAAGCCTCGCGCCAGCTTGAAGCCTCGCAGAGTGTGTGCaggtgggaagagaaagaaggacgAGGTGAGCGTGGACAGCCTAGACTTCAGCAAGAAAATTCTGCACACAGCCTGGCACCCAGCAGAGAACATCATTGCCGTGGCTGCCACCAATAACCTGTACATATTCCAGGACAAGGCCAACTAA
- the PPP2R2D gene encoding serine/threonine-protein phosphatase 2A 55 kDa regulatory subunit B delta isoform isoform X6: MAGPGGGGCPAGGNDLQWCFSQVKGAVDEDVAEADVISTVEFSHSGDLLATGDKGGRVVIFQREQENKSRPHSRGEYNVYSTFQSHEPEFDYLKSLEIEEKINKIRWLPQQSAAHFLLSTNDKTIKLWKISERDKRAEGYNLKDEDGRLRDPFRITALRVPILKPMDLMVEASPRRIFANAHTYHINSISVNSDHETYLSADDLRINLWHLEITDRSFNIVDIKPANMEELTEVITAAEFHPHQCNVLVYSSSKGTIRLCDMRSSALCDQHSKFFEEPEDPSSRSFFSEIISSVSDVKFSHSGRYMMTRDYLSVKVWDLNMESRPVETHQVHEYLRSKLCSLYENDCIFDKFECCWNGSDSAIMTGSYNNFFRMFDRTTWRDVTLEASRENSKPRASLKPRRVCAGGKRKKDEVSVDSLDFSKKILHTAWHPAENIIAVAATNNLYIFQDKAN; the protein is encoded by the exons CTGATGTCATCTCAACTGTGGAATTTAGTCACTCTGGAGATCTTCTTGCAACGGGAGACAAGGGCGGCAGAGTGGTTATTTTTCAGCGGGAACAAGAG AATAAAAGCCGCCCTCATTCCAGGGGGGAATATAACGTTTACAGTACCTTTCAAAGTCACGAACCAGAGTTTGACTATTTGAAGAGTctagaaattgaagaaaaaattaataaaattaggtGGTTACCGCAACAGAGTGCTGCTCATTTTCTGCTCTCCACAAATG ataaaacTATTAAATTATGGAAAATAAGTGAACGGGATAAAAGAGCGGAAGGCTATAACTTAAAAGATGAAGATGGACGACTTCGAGATCCATTTAGAATCACGGCGCTGCGG gTCCCAATATTGAAGCCCATGGACCTTATGGTAGAAGCAAGTCCACGACGAATTTTTGCAAATGCTCACACATATCATATAAATTCCATTTCAGTAAATAGTGATCATGAAACATATCTTTCTGCAGATGACCTGAGAATTAATCTATGGCATTTAGAAATCACAGATAGAAGTTTTA ACATCGTGGACATCAAGCCTGCCAACATGGAAGAGCTGACAGAGGTGATCACGGCGGCCGAGTTCCACCCGCACCAGTGTAACGTGCTCGTCTACAGCAGCAGCAAGGGGACCATCAGACTGTGTGACATGCGCTCCTCCGCCCTGTGTGACCAACACTCCAAGT tttttgaGGAGCCGGAAGACCCCAGCAGTAGGTCCTTCTTCTCCGAAATAATCTCTTCTGTGTCCGATGTGAAATTCAGCCACAGCGGTCGGTACATGATGACCCGGGACTACCTGTCGGTGAAGGTGTGGGACCTCAACATGGAGAGCCGGCCTGTCGAGACCCACCAG GTCCACGAGTACCTTCGAAGCAAGCTGTGTTCCCTGTACGAAAACGACTGCATCTTTGACAAGTTTGAGTGCTGCTGGAACGGCTCCGACAG TGCAATCATGACTGGGTCCTACAACAACTTCTTCAGAATGTTCGATAGGACTACATGGAGGGATGTTACGCTGGAAGCGTCCAGGGAGAACAGCAAGCCTCGCGCCAGCTTGAAGCCTCGCAGAGTGTGTGCaggtgggaagagaaagaaggacgAGGTGAGCGTGGACAGCCTAGACTTCAGCAAGAAAATTCTGCACACAGCCTGGCACCCAGCAGAGAACATCATTGCCGTGGCTGCCACCAATAACCTGTACATATTCCAGGACAAGGCCAACTAA
- the PPP2R2D gene encoding serine/threonine-protein phosphatase 2A 55 kDa regulatory subunit B delta isoform isoform X8: protein MLRAGAQRGTVKAERELADVISTVEFSHSGDLLATGDKGGRVVIFQREQENKSRPHSRGEYNVYSTFQSHEPEFDYLKSLEIEEKINKIRWLPQQSAAHFLLSTNDKTIKLWKISERDKRAEGYNLKDEDGRLRDPFRITALRVPILKPMDLMVEASPRRIFANAHTYHINSISVNSDHETYLSADDLRINLWHLEITDRSFNIVDIKPANMEELTEVITAAEFHPHQCNVLVYSSSKGTIRLCDMRSSALCDQHSKFFEEPEDPSSRSFFSEIISSVSDVKFSHSGRYMMTRDYLSVKVWDLNMESRPVETHQVHEYLRSKLCSLYENDCIFDKFECCWNGSDSAIMTGSYNNFFRMFDRTTWRDVTLEASRENSKPRASLKPRRVCAGGKRKKDEVSVDSLDFSKKILHTAWHPAENIIAVAATNNLYIFQDKAN, encoded by the exons CTGATGTCATCTCAACTGTGGAATTTAGTCACTCTGGAGATCTTCTTGCAACGGGAGACAAGGGCGGCAGAGTGGTTATTTTTCAGCGGGAACAAGAG AATAAAAGCCGCCCTCATTCCAGGGGGGAATATAACGTTTACAGTACCTTTCAAAGTCACGAACCAGAGTTTGACTATTTGAAGAGTctagaaattgaagaaaaaattaataaaattaggtGGTTACCGCAACAGAGTGCTGCTCATTTTCTGCTCTCCACAAATG ataaaacTATTAAATTATGGAAAATAAGTGAACGGGATAAAAGAGCGGAAGGCTATAACTTAAAAGATGAAGATGGACGACTTCGAGATCCATTTAGAATCACGGCGCTGCGG gTCCCAATATTGAAGCCCATGGACCTTATGGTAGAAGCAAGTCCACGACGAATTTTTGCAAATGCTCACACATATCATATAAATTCCATTTCAGTAAATAGTGATCATGAAACATATCTTTCTGCAGATGACCTGAGAATTAATCTATGGCATTTAGAAATCACAGATAGAAGTTTTA ACATCGTGGACATCAAGCCTGCCAACATGGAAGAGCTGACAGAGGTGATCACGGCGGCCGAGTTCCACCCGCACCAGTGTAACGTGCTCGTCTACAGCAGCAGCAAGGGGACCATCAGACTGTGTGACATGCGCTCCTCCGCCCTGTGTGACCAACACTCCAAGT tttttgaGGAGCCGGAAGACCCCAGCAGTAGGTCCTTCTTCTCCGAAATAATCTCTTCTGTGTCCGATGTGAAATTCAGCCACAGCGGTCGGTACATGATGACCCGGGACTACCTGTCGGTGAAGGTGTGGGACCTCAACATGGAGAGCCGGCCTGTCGAGACCCACCAG GTCCACGAGTACCTTCGAAGCAAGCTGTGTTCCCTGTACGAAAACGACTGCATCTTTGACAAGTTTGAGTGCTGCTGGAACGGCTCCGACAG TGCAATCATGACTGGGTCCTACAACAACTTCTTCAGAATGTTCGATAGGACTACATGGAGGGATGTTACGCTGGAAGCGTCCAGGGAGAACAGCAAGCCTCGCGCCAGCTTGAAGCCTCGCAGAGTGTGTGCaggtgggaagagaaagaaggacgAGGTGAGCGTGGACAGCCTAGACTTCAGCAAGAAAATTCTGCACACAGCCTGGCACCCAGCAGAGAACATCATTGCCGTGGCTGCCACCAATAACCTGTACATATTCCAGGACAAGGCCAACTAA
- the PPP2R2D gene encoding serine/threonine-protein phosphatase 2A 55 kDa regulatory subunit B delta isoform isoform X12: MDLMVEASPRRIFANAHTYHINSISVNSDHETYLSADDLRINLWHLEITDRSFNIVDIKPANMEELTEVITAAEFHPHQCNVLVYSSSKGTIRLCDMRSSALCDQHSKFFEEPEDPSSRSFFSEIISSVSDVKFSHSGRYMMTRDYLSVKVWDLNMESRPVETHQVHEYLRSKLCSLYENDCIFDKFECCWNGSDSAIMTGSYNNFFRMFDRTTWRDVTLEASRENSKPRASLKPRRVCAGGKRKKDEVSVDSLDFSKKILHTAWHPAENIIAVAATNNLYIFQDKAN; this comes from the exons ATGGACCTTATGGTAGAAGCAAGTCCACGACGAATTTTTGCAAATGCTCACACATATCATATAAATTCCATTTCAGTAAATAGTGATCATGAAACATATCTTTCTGCAGATGACCTGAGAATTAATCTATGGCATTTAGAAATCACAGATAGAAGTTTTA ACATCGTGGACATCAAGCCTGCCAACATGGAAGAGCTGACAGAGGTGATCACGGCGGCCGAGTTCCACCCGCACCAGTGTAACGTGCTCGTCTACAGCAGCAGCAAGGGGACCATCAGACTGTGTGACATGCGCTCCTCCGCCCTGTGTGACCAACACTCCAAGT tttttgaGGAGCCGGAAGACCCCAGCAGTAGGTCCTTCTTCTCCGAAATAATCTCTTCTGTGTCCGATGTGAAATTCAGCCACAGCGGTCGGTACATGATGACCCGGGACTACCTGTCGGTGAAGGTGTGGGACCTCAACATGGAGAGCCGGCCTGTCGAGACCCACCAG GTCCACGAGTACCTTCGAAGCAAGCTGTGTTCCCTGTACGAAAACGACTGCATCTTTGACAAGTTTGAGTGCTGCTGGAACGGCTCCGACAG TGCAATCATGACTGGGTCCTACAACAACTTCTTCAGAATGTTCGATAGGACTACATGGAGGGATGTTACGCTGGAAGCGTCCAGGGAGAACAGCAAGCCTCGCGCCAGCTTGAAGCCTCGCAGAGTGTGTGCaggtgggaagagaaagaaggacgAGGTGAGCGTGGACAGCCTAGACTTCAGCAAGAAAATTCTGCACACAGCCTGGCACCCAGCAGAGAACATCATTGCCGTGGCTGCCACCAATAACCTGTACATATTCCAGGACAAGGCCAACTAA
- the PPP2R2D gene encoding serine/threonine-protein phosphatase 2A 55 kDa regulatory subunit B delta isoform isoform X4, with protein sequence MLRAGAQRGTVKAERELADVISTVEFSHSGDLLATGDKGGRVVIFQREQENKSRPHSRGEYNVYSTFQSHEPEFDYLKSLEIEEKINKIRWLPQQSAAHFLLSTNDKTIKLWKISERDKRAEGYNLKDEDGRLRDPFRITALRVPILKPMDLMVEASPRRIFANAHTYHINSISVNSDHETYLSADDLRINLWHLEITDRSFNIVDIKPANMEELTEVITAAEFHPHQCNVLVYSSSKGTIRLCDMRSSALCDQHSKFFEEPEDPSSRSFFSEIISSVSDVKFSHSGRYMMTRDYLSVKVWDLNMESRPVETHQVHEYLRSKLCSLYENDCIFDKFECCWNGSDRSTYSCAWQCSHLGSTWPGAGEGSHSRVWSSGPGGRLRPCSAIMTGSYNNFFRMFDRTTWRDVTLEASRENSKPRASLKPRRVCAGGKRKKDEVSVDSLDFSKKILHTAWHPAENIIAVAATNNLYIFQDKAN encoded by the exons CTGATGTCATCTCAACTGTGGAATTTAGTCACTCTGGAGATCTTCTTGCAACGGGAGACAAGGGCGGCAGAGTGGTTATTTTTCAGCGGGAACAAGAG AATAAAAGCCGCCCTCATTCCAGGGGGGAATATAACGTTTACAGTACCTTTCAAAGTCACGAACCAGAGTTTGACTATTTGAAGAGTctagaaattgaagaaaaaattaataaaattaggtGGTTACCGCAACAGAGTGCTGCTCATTTTCTGCTCTCCACAAATG ataaaacTATTAAATTATGGAAAATAAGTGAACGGGATAAAAGAGCGGAAGGCTATAACTTAAAAGATGAAGATGGACGACTTCGAGATCCATTTAGAATCACGGCGCTGCGG gTCCCAATATTGAAGCCCATGGACCTTATGGTAGAAGCAAGTCCACGACGAATTTTTGCAAATGCTCACACATATCATATAAATTCCATTTCAGTAAATAGTGATCATGAAACATATCTTTCTGCAGATGACCTGAGAATTAATCTATGGCATTTAGAAATCACAGATAGAAGTTTTA ACATCGTGGACATCAAGCCTGCCAACATGGAAGAGCTGACAGAGGTGATCACGGCGGCCGAGTTCCACCCGCACCAGTGTAACGTGCTCGTCTACAGCAGCAGCAAGGGGACCATCAGACTGTGTGACATGCGCTCCTCCGCCCTGTGTGACCAACACTCCAAGT tttttgaGGAGCCGGAAGACCCCAGCAGTAGGTCCTTCTTCTCCGAAATAATCTCTTCTGTGTCCGATGTGAAATTCAGCCACAGCGGTCGGTACATGATGACCCGGGACTACCTGTCGGTGAAGGTGTGGGACCTCAACATGGAGAGCCGGCCTGTCGAGACCCACCAG GTCCACGAGTACCTTCGAAGCAAGCTGTGTTCCCTGTACGAAAACGACTGCATCTTTGACAAGTTTGAGTGCTGCTGGAACGGCTCCGACAG GTCCACTTACTCCTGTGCTTGGCAGTGTTCCCACCTAGGCAGCACCTGGCCAGGTGCTGGGGAAGGCTCTCATTCCCGCGTGTGGAGCAGCGGCCCAGGGGGACGTCTTCGCCCATGCAG TGCAATCATGACTGGGTCCTACAACAACTTCTTCAGAATGTTCGATAGGACTACATGGAGGGATGTTACGCTGGAAGCGTCCAGGGAGAACAGCAAGCCTCGCGCCAGCTTGAAGCCTCGCAGAGTGTGTGCaggtgggaagagaaagaaggacgAGGTGAGCGTGGACAGCCTAGACTTCAGCAAGAAAATTCTGCACACAGCCTGGCACCCAGCAGAGAACATCATTGCCGTGGCTGCCACCAATAACCTGTACATATTCCAGGACAAGGCCAACTAA
- the PPP2R2D gene encoding serine/threonine-protein phosphatase 2A 55 kDa regulatory subunit B delta isoform isoform X13, protein MEELTEVITAAEFHPHQCNVLVYSSSKGTIRLCDMRSSALCDQHSKFFEEPEDPSSRSFFSEIISSVSDVKFSHSGRYMMTRDYLSVKVWDLNMESRPVETHQVHEYLRSKLCSLYENDCIFDKFECCWNGSDSAIMTGSYNNFFRMFDRTTWRDVTLEASRENSKPRASLKPRRVCAGGKRKKDEVSVDSLDFSKKILHTAWHPAENIIAVAATNNLYIFQDKAN, encoded by the exons ATGGAAGAGCTGACAGAGGTGATCACGGCGGCCGAGTTCCACCCGCACCAGTGTAACGTGCTCGTCTACAGCAGCAGCAAGGGGACCATCAGACTGTGTGACATGCGCTCCTCCGCCCTGTGTGACCAACACTCCAAGT tttttgaGGAGCCGGAAGACCCCAGCAGTAGGTCCTTCTTCTCCGAAATAATCTCTTCTGTGTCCGATGTGAAATTCAGCCACAGCGGTCGGTACATGATGACCCGGGACTACCTGTCGGTGAAGGTGTGGGACCTCAACATGGAGAGCCGGCCTGTCGAGACCCACCAG GTCCACGAGTACCTTCGAAGCAAGCTGTGTTCCCTGTACGAAAACGACTGCATCTTTGACAAGTTTGAGTGCTGCTGGAACGGCTCCGACAG TGCAATCATGACTGGGTCCTACAACAACTTCTTCAGAATGTTCGATAGGACTACATGGAGGGATGTTACGCTGGAAGCGTCCAGGGAGAACAGCAAGCCTCGCGCCAGCTTGAAGCCTCGCAGAGTGTGTGCaggtgggaagagaaagaaggacgAGGTGAGCGTGGACAGCCTAGACTTCAGCAAGAAAATTCTGCACACAGCCTGGCACCCAGCAGAGAACATCATTGCCGTGGCTGCCACCAATAACCTGTACATATTCCAGGACAAGGCCAACTAA